The Arachis hypogaea cultivar Tifrunner chromosome 16, arahy.Tifrunner.gnm2.J5K5, whole genome shotgun sequence genome contains a region encoding:
- the LOC112697470 gene encoding cellulose synthase A catalytic subunit 1 [UDP-forming] encodes MEATAGMVAGSHKRNELVRIRHDSETAPKPLKNLNGQICQICGETVGLTDSGDVFVACNECAFPVCRPCYEYERKDGNQCCPQCKTRYKRHKGSPRVDGDEDEDDVDDLENEFSYGQGKAKARPQWDEDADMSSSSRHEQPIPLLTHRHQISSEIATPDTQSVRTTSGPLGPSDKVHSLPYVDPRQPVPVRIVDPSKDLNSYGLGNVDWKERVESWKLKQEKNVVHVNGSRYNEGKGDIEGTGSNGEELQMIDDARQPLSRVVPIPSSQITPYRVVIILRLIILAFFLQYRTTHPVKDAYPLWLTSVICEIWFALSWLLDQFPKWSPINRETYLDRLALRYDRDGEPSQLAPVDVFVSTVDPLKEPPLITANTVLSILAVDYPVDKVSCYVSDDGSAMLTFEALSETAEFAKKWVPFCKKHNIEPRAPEFYFAQKIDYLKDKVQPSFVKERRAMKREYEEFKIRINALVAKAQKTPEEGWTMQDGTSWPGNNPRDHPGMIQVFLGHSGGLDTDGNELPRLVYVSREKRPGFQHHKKAGAMNALIRVSAVLTNGAYLLNVDCDHYFNNSKALKEAMCFMMDPALGKKTCYVQFPQRFDGIDLHDRYANRNIVFFDINLKGLDGIQGPVYVGTGCCFNRQALYGYDPVLTEEDLEPNIIVKSCCGSRKKGRGGNKKYIDKKRAAKRTESTIPIFNVEDIEEGVEGYDDERSLLMSQKRLEKRFGQSPVFIAATFMEQGGIPPSTNPATLLKEAIHVISCGYEDKTEWGKEIGWIYGSVTEDILTGFKMHARGWISIYCMPPRPAFKGSAPINLSDRLNQVLRWALGSIEIFLSRHCPLWYGYNGRLKLLQRLAYINTIVYPLTSIPLLAYCILPAFCLLTNKFIIPEISNFASMWFILLFVSIFVTSILELRWSGVSIEDWWRNEQFWVIGGTSAHLFAVFQGLLKVLAGIDTNFTVTSKASDEDGEFAELYVFKWTSLLIPPTTVLIVNLVGIVAGVSYAINSGYQSWGPLFGKLFFAIWVIAHLYPFLKGLLGRQNRTPTIVIVWSVLLASIFSLLWVRIDPFTTETSKNANGQCGINC; translated from the exons ATGGAAGCAACTGCAGGAATGGTTGCTGGCTCGCATAAGAGGAACGAGCTTGTTCGAATTCGCCACGATTCCGAAACCGCC CCTAAACCCCTGAAGAATTTGAATGGACAAATCTGTCAAATTTGTGGTGAAACTGTTGGATTAACAGATAGTGGCGATGTCTTTGTTGCTTGCAATGAGTGTGCATTTCCAGTTTGTCGTCCTTGTTATGAATACGAGCGAAAGGATGGGAACCAGTGTTGCCCCCAGTGCAAGACTAGATACAAAAGGCACAAAG GGAGTCCTCGAGTGGATGGAGATGAAGATGAGGATGATGTTGATGATTTGGAGAATGAGTTCAGTTATGGCCAAGGAAAGGCCAAGGCACGGCCGCAGTGGGATGAAGATGCTGACATGTCTTCCTCTTCAAGACATGAACAACCAATTCCACTTTTGACTCATCGGCACCAA ATTTCTAGTGAGATTGCTACACCTGATACGCAATCAGTTCGAACTACATCAGGCCCTTTGGGTCCATCTGACAAGGTTCACTCACTTCCATATGTTGATCCAAGGCAACCAG TTCCAGTAAGAATTGTAGATCCATCAAAGGACTTAAATTCTTATGGTCTTGGAAATGTTGACTGGAAAGAAAGGGTTGAAAGTTGGAAACTCAAGCAGGAGAAGAATGTGGTGCATGTGAATGGTAGTAGATACAATGAGGGGAAAGGTGATATTGAAGGAACTGGTTCCAATGGAGAAGAACTTCAAAT GATTGATGATGCCAGACAACCTTTGAGTCGTGTGGTGCCTATTCCTTCATCTCAGATAACTCCTTATCGTGTAGTGATCATACTCCGGTTGATTATTCTGGCTTTCTTCTTGCAATATCGTACAACTCATCCTGTGAAGGATGCATACCCTCTATGGTTGACATCAGTTATTTGTGAGATCTGGTTTGCCTTATCATGGCTCTTGGATCAGTTTCCAAAATGGTCTCCCATCAATCGCGAGACATACCTTGATAGGCTTGCTCTAAG GTATGACCGTGATGGAGAACCGTCGCAATTGGCCCCGGTGGATGTGTTTGTTAGTACAGTGGATCCTCTCAAAGAGCCTCCTCTCATAACAGCAAACACTGTTCTGTCTATACTTGCTGTCGATTATCCTGTCGACAAGGTTTCTTGCTATGTATCAGATGATGGTTCGGCTATGTTGACCTTTGAAGCCCTTTCAGAAACAGCTGAATTTGCAAAGAAGTGGGTTCCCTTTTGCAAGAAGCACAATATTGAGCCAAGAGCCCCAGAGTTTTATTTTGCACAGAAGATTGATTACTTGAAGGACAAGGTTCAACCCTCTTTTGTAAAAGAGCGCCGCGCAATGAAG AGAGAATATGAAGAATTTAAAATACGGATCAATGCCCTTGTCGCCAAAGCTCAAAAGACACCAGAAGAAGGATGGACAATGCAGGATGGAACTTCTTGGCCTGGAAATAATCCTAGGGATCATCCTGGAATGATTCAG GTCTTCTTGGGTCATAGTGGAGGTCTTGATACAGATGGAAATGAGCTACCAAGACTTGTTTATGTTTCTCGTGAAAAGCGACCAGGCTTCCAACATCACAAGAAAGCCGGAGCTATGAATGCTCTG ATTCGAGTTTCTGCTGTCTTGACAAATGGCGCATATCTATTGAACGTCGATTGTGATCATTACTTCAATAACAGCAAAGCTCTAAAAGAAGCCATGTGTTTCATGATGGATCCAGCTCTTGGAAAGAAGACATGTTATGTGCAGTTCCCTCAGCGTTTCGATGGCATTGATTTGCACGATCGATATGCCAACCGCAACATTGTTTTCTTTGAT ATCAACTTGAAGGGTCTGGATGGTATTCAGGGACCAGTGTATGTCGGAACTGGTTGTTGTTTCAATAGGCAGGCTTTGTATGGTTATGATCCTGTTTTGACTGAGGAAGATTTGGAACCTAACATTATTGTGAAGAGTTGCTGTGGTTCAAGAAAGAAGGGAAGGGGTGGGAACAAGAAATACATTGACAAGAAGAGGGCTGCAAAAAGAACTGAATCAACCATTCCTATCTTTAATGTTGAAGACATTGAAGAGGGTGTTGAAG GGTATGATGATGAAAGGTCACTGCTTATGTCTCAAAAGAGGTTAGAGAAGCGTTTTGGTCAGTCTCCGGTTTTCATAGCTGCCACCTTCATGGAGCAGGGTGGCATTCCTCCTTCCACCAATCCCGCGACGCTTCTGAAGGAAGCAATCCATGTTATTAGCTGCGGTTATGAAGACAAGACAGAATGGGGCAAAGAG ATTGGATGGATATATGGCTCTGTGACTGAAGATATCTTGACTGGATTCAAGATGCATGCTCGCGGTTGGATTTCCATCTATTGCATGCCACCTCGCCCGGCGTTTAAGGGTTCTGCTCCCATCAATCTTTCCGACCGTCTCAACCAGGTGCTCCGGTGGGCCTTGGGTTCCATTGAGATCTTCCTAAGCAGACATTGTCCCTTGTGGTATGGCTACAATGGTAGATTGAAGCTTCTTCAAAGGCTGGCTTACATCAACACCATTGTCTATCCCCTTACTTCAATCCCACTTCTTGCTTACTGCATACTTCCTGCATTTTGTCTTCTcacaaataaatttattattcccGAG ATAAGCAACTTTGCTAGCATGTGGTTCATTCTCCTCTTCGTCTCGATTTTCGTGACTTCAATTCTTGAGCTTAGATGGAGTGGTGTGAGCATAGAAGACTGGTGGAGGAATGAGCAGTTTTGGGTTATTGGTGGTACATCAGCACATCTTTTTGCTGTGTTCCAAGGTCTTCTCAAAGTCCTTGCAGGCATTGATACAAACTTCACCGTCACGTCAAAGGCGTCGGACGAGGACGGAGAATTTGCTGAGCTCTACGTGTTCAAATGGACATCACTTCTCATCCCTCCAACAACAGTGCTCATAGTGAACCTTGTAGGCATTGTAGCTGGTGTGTCATATGCTATAAACAGTGGATACCAATCTTGGGGACCATTGTTTGGGAAGCTTTTCTTTGCTATATGGGTCATTGCTCATTTGTATCCATTCCTGAAGGGTCTTTTGGGAAGGCAAAACCGCACACCAACCATTGTCATTGTTTGGTCAGTTCTCCTTGCTTCCATATTCTCCTTGTTGTGGGTTAGGATTGATCCTTTCACCACTGAAACCTCAAAAAATGCTAATGGTCAATGTGGTATCAACTGCTAG
- the LOC112697471 gene encoding GDP-fucose transporter 1 — protein sequence MSSIRIEASKQHYTTTFLVVGYALCSSLLAIINKYAITQFNYPGLLTALQYLTSALGVYLLAKLGFLHHDPFTLDTAKRFFPAALVFFLAIFTNTNLLRHANVDTFIVFRSLTPLLVALADTVFRHQPCPSKLTFFSLVVILAGAVGYVSTDSAFTLTAYSWAFAYLVTITTEMVYIKHMVMNLGLNTWGFVLYNNLLSLMIAPLFWFLTGENFEVFDALRSGSGSLFDPSALAAVGLSCVFGLAISFFGFAARKAVSATAFTVTGVVNKFLTVAINVLIWDKHASPFGLLCLLFTIVGGVLYQQSVTGPAPVQRDTTVDVEKNTGDYDDDGDDLEAERLLKGTLAS from the coding sequence ATGTCTTCTATTCGAATCGAGGCATCAAAGCAGCACTACACCACCACCTTCCTCGTAGTCGGTTACGCATTGTGCTCCAGTCTCCTCGCCATCATCAACAAGTACGCCATCACCCAATTCAACTATCCCGGCCTCTTAACCGCACTCCAGTACCTCACTTCTGCCCTTGGCGTCTATCTTCTCGCCAAATTAGGGTTCCTCCACCACGACCCCTTTACTCTCGACACCGCCAAGCGCTTCTTCCCCGCCGCACTAGTCTTCTTCCTCGCCATCTTCACCAACACCAACCTCCTTCGCCACGCCAATGTCGATACCTTCATTGTCTTCCGATCTCTCACCCCTCTCCTCGTCGCCCTTGCCGACACCGTCTTCCGCCACCAGCCTTGCCCCTCCAAGCTCACATTTTTCTCCCTGGTCGTTATCCTTGCCGGCGCCGTCGGGTATGTCTCCACTGATTCCGCTTTTACCCTCACTGCTTATTCTTGGGCTTTTGCTTATCTTGTCACAATCACCACTGAGATGGTTTACATCAAGCACATGGTCATGAATCTAGGGTTGAACACTTGGGGTTTTGTTTTGTACAACAATTTGTTGTCTCTCATGATTGCGCCCTTGTTCTGGTTTCTTACCGGTGAGAATTTTGAGGTTTTCGATGCTCTGAGATCCGGTTCCGGGAGCTTGTTTGATCCCAGTGCTCTTGCTGCTGTTGGGCTATCCTGTGTGTTTGGATTGGCTATTAGTTTCTTTGGCTTTGCCGCAAGGAAGGCCGTTTCCGCGACGGCGTTTACTGTCACTGGCGTTGTGAACAAGTTTCTCACTGTGGCTATCAATGTGCTCATCTGGGACAAGCACGCCAGCCCGTTCGGATTGCTTTGTTTGCTATTCACCATTGTTGGTGGAGTTCTTTATCAGCAGTCAGTTACAGGGCCTGCCCCGGTGCAGCGTGATACAACGGTGGATGTTGAGAAGAATACCggtgattatgatgatgatggtgatgatttggAAGCTGAGAGACTATTAAAGGGTACACTTGCTTCATGA